A stretch of Aeromicrobium tamlense DNA encodes these proteins:
- a CDS encoding glycosyltransferase family 2 protein has translation MTEPLVSVIVPTRNNARTIERCLASVRAQDHPHVELIVVDNHSSDGTDDIARGIADVVITAGPERSAQRNRGIRAAEGVWILWLDSDMYLPTDAVSAAVRTAAVTDATGVALPERTIGDGFWTACRALERECYLDAPWLHNPRLLRRADMLADGFHESMSGPEDADLRFRIRDAGGTVELAPVVVDHDEGRLTLRDIWQKRYYYGLSLPALVERHDRAMADQGSGVLRAYAQSWRRLARRPVHALGMAGMRVMEAAGYLWGARAGRRRARV, from the coding sequence ATGACTGAGCCCCTGGTGTCGGTGATCGTGCCGACGCGGAACAACGCCCGCACGATCGAGCGCTGCCTGGCGTCGGTGCGCGCGCAGGACCACCCGCACGTCGAGCTGATCGTGGTGGACAACCACAGCTCCGACGGGACCGATGACATCGCGCGGGGGATCGCCGACGTGGTCATCACGGCCGGTCCCGAGCGCAGCGCCCAGCGCAACCGCGGCATCCGCGCCGCCGAGGGCGTCTGGATCCTGTGGCTCGACAGCGACATGTACCTGCCCACCGACGCGGTCAGCGCCGCCGTGCGCACGGCCGCCGTCACCGACGCCACGGGCGTCGCGCTGCCCGAGCGCACGATCGGCGACGGCTTCTGGACGGCGTGCCGCGCGCTCGAGCGCGAGTGCTACCTCGACGCGCCGTGGCTGCACAACCCGCGCCTGTTGCGCCGAGCCGACATGCTCGCCGACGGGTTCCACGAGTCGATGTCGGGCCCGGAGGACGCCGACCTGCGCTTCCGCATCCGCGATGCCGGCGGCACCGTCGAGCTCGCGCCCGTCGTGGTCGACCACGACGAGGGCCGGCTGACCCTGCGCGACATCTGGCAGAAGCGCTACTACTACGGGCTCAGCCTCCCGGCGCTGGTCGAGCGTCACGACCGCGCGATGGCCGACCAGGGCTCCGGCGTGCTGCGTGCCTACGCCCAGAGCTGGCGCCGGCTCGCCCGTCGCCCCGTCCACGCTCTCGGCATGGCCGGCATGCGCGTGATGGAGGCCGCGGGCTACCTGTGGGGCGCCCGTGCGGGTCGTCGCCGGGCGCGGGTGTGA